The genomic interval CGCGCCGTTCTCGACCCGTTCATAGGGCGCAATCAACGTGTCCTTGACGCCGAAAACAGCATCGGATTCCAAATATTTATCGCCGCCGACAAAGGTGTGGGTGACCAGTTTCTGATAGCCCGGCGCGGTGACGAGATAGTGCATATGCGCAGGCCGGTAGGGATGGCGGCCGAGATGGCCGAGCATCTGTCCCACCGGACCGTCATCAGGGATCGGGTAGCTGACCGGCTTGATGCCGACGAAGCTGTAGCGCCCGTCCGCCCCGGTGATGAACCGCCCGCGATTGTTCCATTTCGGTTGAATGCCCGGCTGCTGGACGTCGTAATAGCCGTCGGCATTGTCCGACCAGACATCCACCGTCGCGCCTTCGATTGGGTTGCCGTCAATGTCGAGAACACGGCCTTCGAACAGGCAGCTCTCGCCCTTGCCATCCAGCGAAATAGTGTCCCCCATCTGCCGGATTGGCGCGCCGTCGACATGGAAGGGGCCGAAGACGGTGTTTTCCGTCGCGCCTTCGGGCCGGCGGTTGTTGATCGCGTCGACCAGCATCGAGAACCCGAGAACGTCCGACAGCAGAATGAACTCCTGCCGCTCCTCGGAGCACATCTGGCCCGTCTTCGTCAAAAAACCGATCGCATAGTCCCACTCTTCCTGGGTCAGATGGATTTCCTTGGCGAAATCATGAAGATGGCGAACGAGACAGGACATGACCTCCGCCAGACGCGCGTCTGTTTCAGGACCCATGCGCTCATTGACGGTGCTGGCGGAATTGTCTTCGGTGAAATAGCTCATGAACTTCTGCTCCTCAAAGGGGTCATGTGATTTTGCGATTGCGCGGGCCGGTTTTCGGCGGAAGATGTTCGAGCGGCAGGAAGTCGAAGCCGGTTTTCTGCACGACGCCTCCCCACAGTCCTCGTCTTTCGAACAGCATGATGGCAATGCCGATTATTCCCAGAATGATCAGATAGACGGTTCCATAGTCCGACAGCAGGCGCTGAAGCCCGTAGAAGACCAGCACCCCGATGATCGGCCCCGGCAGGGTGCCGATCCCGCCGATCACGACTATGAAGATGACGAAGGCGGTCCAGTCGATCACCGAAAAGGCGGCGTCGGGCGCGATCCGGCCAGTCTGGAGAAAGATGAGGCCGCCGCAAAGCCCGGTGCCAAAGGCGGTCAGCATGAAAACCAGCGCCTTGAGCCGCAGCGGATCGACGCCGACGGAGCGCGCCGCGACCGTATTGTCGCGCATCGCCTGCAGGCCGAGCCCCATGCGCGAGCGCAGGAACAGCCAGCTTGCGGCGAGCATGATCACGACGAGCCCGAGGGCGAGCCAGTAGGTCAGCACATCCACGGCCGCCGCTCCCGAAATATCGAGAAGATCGCGCAAGGTCTGCACGCCCGGCATTTCGCGCGCGGCCCCCCTGGGCAGCGCGGTGCCCGTTCCCCCGCCAAGCGCCCGCCACTGGCTGAAGGACAGCCGGGCGATTTCGGCAACGGCCCATGTGCCGATCGCGAAATAGGCGCCGTAGAGACGGAAGGTGAAGAAGGCGACCGGGACCGAAAGCGCCATGGCCACCAGCCCGCCGATCAGAATGCCCGTCAGCGGATCGATGCCCCACAGGATCGCGGCCGCGAACATCGAATAGGCCCCGACGCCGACGAAAAGCTGCTGGCCGACCGAGACCAGCCCGGCAAAGCCCGCCAGCATGTTCCAGTTCAGCGCCAGAACCAGCAGGCACAGCACCATGAACAGGTCCTGCACCAGGGCGCGCATGCCGAACAGCGGTATGATCGCCAGGATGACGACGATGACGGCGGAGAAGAAAAGTTCAAACGCGTTTCTCATGGCCGGTCCTCAATCATAGGCGCGCGGGAACAGCCCGCGCGGCCGCACGAGCAGCACGACGACAAAGGCGACATGGCCCGCCAGAATTTGCCATTGCGGGTTGATGGCGGCGCCGAAGGCCTGCGCCACGCCGATAATCAACCCGCCGATCAGCGTTCCCCACAGGCTGCCGAGCCCGCCGATGATAACCGCCTCGAAGGCGTAGAGCAGACGCGCCGGCCCGATCGACGGATCAAAATTGGCCCTTGCGCCAAGGTAAAGCGCGGCGATCGTGGCCACCACCATCGCGATGCCGGTGGCGACCGCGAAAACCCGTTGCGGACGGATGCCCATGAGTTGCGCCGTCACCGGATCGTCCGAGGTGGCCCGGAAGGCCCGGCCAAGGGCGGTGCGGTAGAAGATCCAGTTCAGACCGAGGATGACGAGAATGGCGGAAGCAAAGGTAATCAGCGGCATGACGCCGATATTCATCGTTCCGAGATAAACCGACTCGGCCTCGATGGGTCCGACCGGCAGTTTGCGGCTGTCGGCGGTAAACTGCTGCAGCAGCGCGTTCTGGATGACGATCGACAGGCCGAAGGTGACCAGAAGCGGCGGCAGGATATCCTCGCCCAACACCCGGTTCAAAAGCGCGATCTGCAGCACATAGCCAAGCGCGAACATGATCGGCATGGCGATCAGCGCGGCGATGAACGGGTTCAGCCCCAACACAGTGCCGACGCCGAGGATCAGATAGGCGGCCAGCACGATCAGGTCGCCATGGGCCAGATTGACCAGCCGCATGATGCCGAAGACAAGGCTCAGCCCGGCGGCAAACAGGGCGTAAAGACCGCCAAGCAACAGGCCCTGAACAAGCGTATCCAACCAGATCATGCGTGACTTACTCCGAAATAGGCGTCGTGGATGGCCTCGCGCGACAGTTCCGAAGGATGCCCCGACAGGGTGATGCGGCCTTCCATCATGCAGTGGACGACGTCGGCGATCGCCAGCGCCTGGCCGATATCCTGCTCGACGACGATGATCGCCGTGCCGCTCTCGCGGATTTTCGGGAAGGAGGCGTAGATTTCGCGGATGACGACGGGGGCGAGCCCCAGGCTCAGTTCGTCGCACAGCAATACCGACGGGTTCGACATCAGCGCCCGCCCGAGCGCGACCATCTGTTGCTGGCCGCCCGAAAGCGCGGTCGCCGGCTGGCTGCGGCGTTCCGCCAGAACCGGAAACAGTTCGAAGACCCGCGACAGGTTCCAGTAGCCGTTGCCCTTGCGGGCGTGCGCCCCAATCTCGAGGTTTTCCTCGACGCTGAGGCTCGGAAACAGGCAGCGGCCCTCCGGCATCATGCTGATGCCGGCACGCAGAATGTCCGGCGCTGCCAGCCGGTCGATGCGTTTGCCCTCAAGAGCGACCGTGCCCGCCGTTACCTTTGCGATGCCGGTGATGGCGCGCATCAGCGTGGTCTTGCCGGCGCCGTTCGCGCCGATGATGGCCAGCGCCTCGCCGTGCCTCAGCGTCAGATCGACGCCGAACAGGGCCTGGAAGTCGCCGTAATGGGCCGTCAGGTCGCGGATTTCCAGAAGCGCGCTCATGCCTCGATCCCCAGATAGATTTCGCGCACCTTCGGCGCTGCCATGACCGCGTCCGGCTTGCCGTCCATCAGCACCTCTCCGAAATTGAGCACCATCAGCCGGGACACGACCGCGTTCAGCGCGTGCAGCACATGCTCGATCCAGATGATCGCCATGCCCTCGGCATGGATGGCGCGGATCGTCGACACCAGTTCGCCGCATTCGCCATCGGTCAGCCCGCCCGCGATCTCGTCCAGCAGGATCACATGCGCGCGGGTGGACAACGCGCGCGCCAGTTCCAGCCGCTTGCGGCTGAGAAGCGGCAGGGTGCCGGCCTTTTGCGTGGCCAGATGATCGAGCCCCGTTCGGGCGAGAAGCTCCATGCAGAAATCCGGCGCTTCGGAGGCCTTGACCGAACCGCCGAACCGGGCCGCCACAAGCAGGTTTTCATAGACGGAGAGATGGCCGAAAGGCTGCGGGATCTGGAACGAGCGGCCGATCCCGCTGGCACAGCGCTGCATCGGGCTTTCGCGGGTAACGTCGCGGCCGTCCAGCATCACCTGTCCGCTGTCCGGCTTGAGATTTCCGGTTATGAGATTGAAGAGCGTGGACTTTCCCGCGCCGTTCGGCCCGATGATGCCCAAGGCCTCGCCGGCGGCCAGATCGAAACTGACATTGTCAGCGACCTTCAGCGAGCCGAAGCTTTTCGACATTCCCTTGACTGAAAGGACTGCCATACTTGTTCTCTCCCCTTGCGGACCGCCTCCCCGGAATTCCCCGGAATTCCCCGGAACAGTCCGCCTCCTCGCAATTTTCGGCCTGCAGACCGGTTTTCCCGAACCGTTCCGCGTGACCAGCCTCCGACCCTATCTTAGCCCGGCATGACGGACAGCGTGATCGGATAGCTTCGTCAAAATATCGCTCCGGGTTATACTAACCGGCTTCCGGCGCTTCCGCCGCGAACGGATCAGCGGAAAACGTCGCGATATTCCTCATCCAGCAAGGCCAGACTGGCCACGCCGCTGCTGTCCTCGCGCAACCGGTGCCAGCGGCGATCCAGATAGACCAGCGATTCCCGTTCGGGTGCGGCAAGATCGGCGGTCGCCCCTTCGAGCAGTTCCGCGGCCACCAGCGTTGCCCCCTCGACCGCAAGCGTTCCGCTGATACGCGCCCGGAACCAGGTCGACACATTGGTGTAGCGCGGCTCGCCGGTCGGAAGCCGCGTCCAGGCGATGCCCGGACCGAAACGGTCGGCGCCGGGCGTGGCGCCGAGCCGCGCCAGTTCCAGATCCGGATAGCGCAGCATATGGATAACCACGGTTTCCGCCTGCAATACCGTTGCCGTGGAGCGCGAGCGCGCCGAAAGCGAAAAGGCGATGGTCGGCGGCGACCCGCTGACGGAAATCAGCGAGGACACGGTCATCGCCACCGGTTGATCGCCAGGATCGGCGGTGATCACCGCAACGCCCGCGGGATGGCAACGGAAAGCCTCGCGAAAGGCTTCGGCGACGGTATGGTGTTCAGGCATCAGGCATTACTCCGGCAGTCTGTTTTGGCGGGGGCGCAGTGTTGCGCCCCCGCCTTTGCTTATTTCTTCTCGATCAGGTCATAGAACTGCCAGGTCCGGTCGGACCAGAGCCCGCCGATGTCGCGGCCGGCAGATGTCACGATCGACGGCGCGATGGTGAAGTGGTTCGCCGCCACCATCATGTCGCGGAGGGTGCGCTGGATCACGCCGGCCCTGAGCCCAGCCCCGCCGGATGCGCGATAGGCGAAATTGCAGACATCGACGCCGACCTCGTGAATCTGGGCCTTGGCCAGATGGACAAGGCTGACCTGGCGGGTGGTCATCATCTTGCCCGCCTCGGCGCTGGCTTCGATATCGCCCCAGACCTCCATGACGAAGGCGCGCGCGGCGCGATAATTGGCCTCCGCGCGGCCATAATCGTACCAGAACTTCTCGCTTTCCCCGAGCATGCCGGCCCGGCCGGACTTGCTGCGGGCAAATTTGGCGATTTCGTCCAGCATGCGCCGGCCAGTGCCCATCGCCCAGCCGGTATGGCCGATCGATGCAAGACCGACAATGCCGAGGCTGAACAGTTCCTGCAGGCGCTGCGGCGGCGCGGTCAGGATCGGAAACACCAGATCATCGGGAATGAACACGTCCTTGGCGGAATAGTCGATCGAACCGGTGCCCTTGAGGCCGAGCACATCCCAGTTGCCGAGCTGTTCATGCTCGCCGATCGGGGCGTGGGCGCACATGACGATGACGTTGCCCTCGGCATCCTTGGCCGGC from Martelella mediterranea DSM 17316 carries:
- a CDS encoding ABC transporter ATP-binding protein is translated as MAVLSVKGMSKSFGSLKVADNVSFDLAAGEALGIIGPNGAGKSTLFNLITGNLKPDSGQVMLDGRDVTRESPMQRCASGIGRSFQIPQPFGHLSVYENLLVAARFGGSVKASEAPDFCMELLARTGLDHLATQKAGTLPLLSRKRLELARALSTRAHVILLDEIAGGLTDGECGELVSTIRAIHAEGMAIIWIEHVLHALNAVVSRLMVLNFGEVLMDGKPDAVMAAPKVREIYLGIEA
- a CDS encoding branched-chain amino acid ABC transporter permease yields the protein MIWLDTLVQGLLLGGLYALFAAGLSLVFGIMRLVNLAHGDLIVLAAYLILGVGTVLGLNPFIAALIAMPIMFALGYVLQIALLNRVLGEDILPPLLVTFGLSIVIQNALLQQFTADSRKLPVGPIEAESVYLGTMNIGVMPLITFASAILVILGLNWIFYRTALGRAFRATSDDPVTAQLMGIRPQRVFAVATGIAMVVATIAALYLGARANFDPSIGPARLLYAFEAVIIGGLGSLWGTLIGGLIIGVAQAFGAAINPQWQILAGHVAFVVVLLVRPRGLFPRAYD
- a CDS encoding flavin reductase family protein, with translation MPEHHTVAEAFREAFRCHPAGVAVITADPGDQPVAMTVSSLISVSGSPPTIAFSLSARSRSTATVLQAETVVIHMLRYPDLELARLGATPGADRFGPGIAWTRLPTGEPRYTNVSTWFRARISGTLAVEGATLVAAELLEGATADLAAPERESLVYLDRRWHRLREDSSGVASLALLDEEYRDVFR
- a CDS encoding branched-chain amino acid ABC transporter permease, whose protein sequence is MRNAFELFFSAVIVVILAIIPLFGMRALVQDLFMVLCLLVLALNWNMLAGFAGLVSVGQQLFVGVGAYSMFAAAILWGIDPLTGILIGGLVAMALSVPVAFFTFRLYGAYFAIGTWAVAEIARLSFSQWRALGGGTGTALPRGAAREMPGVQTLRDLLDISGAAAVDVLTYWLALGLVVIMLAASWLFLRSRMGLGLQAMRDNTVAARSVGVDPLRLKALVFMLTAFGTGLCGGLIFLQTGRIAPDAAFSVIDWTAFVIFIVVIGGIGTLPGPIIGVLVFYGLQRLLSDYGTVYLIILGIIGIAIMLFERRGLWGGVVQKTGFDFLPLEHLPPKTGPRNRKIT
- a CDS encoding acyl-CoA dehydrogenase family protein, with product MNKHVKPGYWGDSVDYRDILKKIEEIGPTLEANAPADEEAGELTKESFEALKPLRFSHLMATEELGGAQMRPTEVLQLIEAVTWWSGSAGWVSMVHCCIGAMSAAFLPDSAVERLFEPGSDNRFSGQGAPLGMLKKVDGGYELTGKWSYGSGFSHATWSHSACFIDDGNGKPAKDAEGNVIVMCAHAPIGEHEQLGNWDVLGLKGTGSIDYSAKDVFIPDDLVFPILTAPPQRLQELFSLGIVGLASIGHTGWAMGTGRRMLDEIAKFARSKSGRAGMLGESEKFWYDYGRAEANYRAARAFVMEVWGDIEASAEAGKMMTTRQVSLVHLAKAQIHEVGVDVCNFAYRASGGAGLRAGVIQRTLRDMMVAANHFTIAPSIVTSAGRDIGGLWSDRTWQFYDLIEKK
- a CDS encoding ABC transporter ATP-binding protein, which produces MSALLEIRDLTAHYGDFQALFGVDLTLRHGEALAIIGANGAGKTTLMRAITGIAKVTAGTVALEGKRIDRLAAPDILRAGISMMPEGRCLFPSLSVEENLEIGAHARKGNGYWNLSRVFELFPVLAERRSQPATALSGGQQQMVALGRALMSNPSVLLCDELSLGLAPVVIREIYASFPKIRESGTAIIVVEQDIGQALAIADVVHCMMEGRITLSGHPSELSREAIHDAYFGVSHA
- a CDS encoding intradiol ring-cleavage dioxygenase encodes the protein MSYFTEDNSASTVNERMGPETDARLAEVMSCLVRHLHDFAKEIHLTQEEWDYAIGFLTKTGQMCSEERQEFILLSDVLGFSMLVDAINNRRPEGATENTVFGPFHVDGAPIRQMGDTISLDGKGESCLFEGRVLDIDGNPIEGATVDVWSDNADGYYDVQQPGIQPKWNNRGRFITGADGRYSFVGIKPVSYPIPDDGPVGQMLGHLGRHPYRPAHMHYLVTAPGYQKLVTHTFVGGDKYLESDAVFGVKDTLIAPYERVENGATLWRSPFDFVLVS